The following is a genomic window from Opitutus sp. GAS368.
GGAAAATGCCGGCGAGCTGCGTCTTGATCGTGAGCTTGCTGCGGCGGAGTTCCTTGGCGATCTCCTCCGTCGTCAGGCCGTCGCGGACGCGCAGGGCCACCTCGCGCTCCCGGAAGGTCAGGCGGGACAGCAGGCTGAGCGCGCCGGGGGAAATCGGACGGTCGCGATCGCCGCGGGGCCGGCGGTAGTCGAGCTGGAGGAAGCAGGCGGGCGGCCCGGTGCGGCCCGGACGGCGCTGCAGGCGGATGACGGCGTGCAGGCCGCGGTCGGCCTCGCCGATGATGCGGGCATCGGGCGCGGCGCGGGCCGGGTTGTCCGCCGCAAGCAGCGCCTGGCATTCCTTCCACAACACCTCGGGCACGGTGAAATCGGCGCGCTTCAGCGGCAGGGCGTCGCGCCGGAGCGGCGTGCGGTTCCACACGGCACACACGACCTCGGCCTCGCGGTTGAACCACAGCGGCTTGCCGTGGGCGGAGAGGACGAGCAGGCCGACGGGCAGGTCGTCGAGGACCACCTGCGCCAGTTCGAGCAGGTCGCGGAGCTTGGATTCAACGGCGGAGGCCATTTTTCGGAGGACGGATTACAGAGGACCGAGGACGGACGATTGAGAACGGATTAAGCGTCGGGTCGCTAGGTTTGTTTTGGCTGTGTGGCGGTATCTGTCCTCTGTTCTCCGTCCTCGGTTCTCTGTTCTCCGTTACTTCCCGCCCGCCGCGGCGGCGAGGGCGTCACCGAGCTCGTTGACGGCATCGCGGATCTGGCCGACGAGCGTGCCGTAGTCCTTGCCGTCCCAGGTGCGCGGGCTGGCGGTGAAGCTGCCATGCCGCGCGCCGCCGCCGCCATCGGTGGCCGGCGTGAAGATCGTCCAGGTCGCCGCGAGCTGCACGCTGTTGCCCTCCGCGCGGACCAGCTCGCAACGCTGGATCTGCACGGTGATGATGCTGCCGGCGCCGGCCGCGCCGACGCGCGCGCGCAGGAGCTGCGTGACGGCGTCGTCGAGCGCCTCGGCCCAGCGCACATCCTCGTTGTAGACGATCTCGTTCGCCGAGATGCGCACCGCCATCGCCCGGTTGCGCAGGTGGCCGGCGAGCTGCACCGGGCGCACCGTGGCGCCGTCGGCCGCCGCCGCGACCGGGCCGCTGAGCGTGAAATACCGCACGGTGTCGGCCTGCGGCGCGGGGAGATTGCAGGCGGCGAGCAACCAGAAGACGGAGGACAGAAGACCGAGGACGGAAAAGCGGGCGAAGTTCTTCATGGCTGGCCGGGTTTCTTCTTGCCGACGATGAGGGAGCTGGGGTTGCGCGCGAGGGCGTCGGACAGCCGCTCGAGGG
Proteins encoded in this region:
- a CDS encoding helix-turn-helix transcriptional regulator; translated protein: MASAVESKLRDLLELAQVVLDDLPVGLLVLSAHGKPLWFNREAEVVCAVWNRTPLRRDALPLKRADFTVPEVLWKECQALLAADNPARAAPDARIIGEADRGLHAVIRLQRRPGRTGPPACFLQLDYRRPRGDRDRPISPGALSLLSRLTFREREVALRVRDGLTTEEIAKELRRSKLTIKTQLAGIFRKLGVANRSRVTAMLNR
- a CDS encoding ABC-type transport auxiliary lipoprotein family protein, coding for MKNFARFSVLGLLSSVFWLLAACNLPAPQADTVRYFTLSGPVAAAADGATVRPVQLAGHLRNRAMAVRISANEIVYNEDVRWAEALDDAVTQLLRARVGAAGAGSIITVQIQRCELVRAEGNSVQLAATWTIFTPATDGGGGARHGSFTASPRTWDGKDYGTLVGQIRDAVNELGDALAAAAGGK